A single region of the Oncorhynchus keta strain PuntledgeMale-10-30-2019 chromosome 4, Oket_V2, whole genome shotgun sequence genome encodes:
- the LOC118376317 gene encoding vasoactive intestinal polypeptide receptor 2-like isoform X1, which produces MERSWVGLLLLPLCLLLTEVSGRNPTCHFIWELQRAELECHNQLEKQSLEPPGCGGLWDNISCWAPAAVGEEVTLSCPPALTHLFGRHGTFSRNCTEAGWSDIYPSISTVCWSSDNKPNKLLFYSVVKTLYTLGHSLSIIALVTSTFTLCLIRRLHCTRNYIHVNLFVSFILRAVAVLVKDSVIFSQNQNTDCSTQPSLVGCKVSLVMFNYFIMANFFWLLVEGLYLQTLLLVTYSYTHLAVYLTIGWGLPSVFLVIWIFCRMYLEDTDCWERNDIPTPRRVINWPIMASVIINFVLFISIIRILVQKLLCSDVGGNNQSQYRCLAKSTLLLIPLFGVNYMVFVYLVETESDRMAEYKIIFDLGLGSFQGLVIATLYCFLNTEVQGELKRMWRSVSLKHYIGRDCLLHNASISRNSTHFKRNSRAQSILQTETTSL; this is translated from the exons ATGGAGCGGTCATGGGTCGGTCTGCTGCTCCTCCCGCTCTGCCTTTTACTTACG GAAGTCAGCGGGAGAAATCCCACATGTCACTTCATCTGGGAGCTGCAGAGGGCGGAGCTAGAGTGTCACAATCAGCTGGAGAAACAATCCCTAGAGCCTCCCG gatgtggTGGTCTATGGGACAACATCTCATGCTGGGCCCCAGCAGCAGTAGGGGAAGAGGTGACTCTCTCCTGCCCCCCTGCTCTCACACACCTCTTCGGACGACATG GTACCTTTAGTAGGAACTGTACTGAGGCTGGCTGGTCTGACATCTACCCCAGCATCAGCACGGTCTGCTGGTCCAGCGACAACAAACCTAACAAG CTGCTGTTCTACTCAGTGGTGAAGACTCTGTACACTCTGGGCCACAGCCTCTCAATTATTGCTCTCGTCACCTCTACATTCACCCTCTGTCTGAtcag gaGGCTCCACTGCACTAGGAACTACATCCATGTGAACCTGTTTGTGTCGTTCATCTTGCGAGCGGTGGCTGTGCTGGTTAAAGACTCTGTCATCTTCTCCCAGAACCAAAACACTGACTGTAGCACACAGCCCTCACTG gTGGGCTGTAAGGTCAGTTTGGTGATGTTTAACTATTTCATAATGGCTAACTTCTTCTGGCTGCTGGTGGAGGGGCTCTACCTACAGACACTGCTCCTGGTAACCTATTCATATACACACCTCGCTGTCTACCTCACAATCGGCTggg gGTTACCCTCAGTATTTCTGGTGATCTGGATCTTCTGTAGGATGTATCTGGAAGACACCGA cTGCTGGGAGAGGAATGACATTCCTACCCCTAGGAGGGTGATCAACTGGCCCATAATGGCGTCTGTGATA ATCAACTTTGTTCTGTTCATCAGTATCATCCGTATCCTGGTCCAGAAACTACTCTGCTCTGACGTGGGCGGGAACAACCAATCACAGTACAG GTGTCTGGCTAAGTCCACCCTGCTGCTGATTCCTCTATTTGGAGTCAACTACATGGTGTTTGTCTACCTggtggagacagagagcgacaggaTGGCAGAATACAAGATTATCTTTGACCTGGGACTGGGGTCATTCCAG GGTCTGGTGATAGCTACTCTCTACTGCTTCCTCAACACCGAG gtCCAAGGGGAACtgaagaggatgtggaggagTGTGTCATTAAAGCATTACATCGGGCGGGACTGCCTTCTACATAATGCGTCAATCAGCCGTAACTCCACCCACTTCAAGCGGAACTCCAGAGCCCAGTCCATCCTGCAGACGGAGACCACTTCACTGTGA
- the LOC118376317 gene encoding vasoactive intestinal polypeptide receptor 2-like isoform X2: MGRSAAPPALPFTYVSGRNPTCHFIWELQRAELECHNQLEKQSLEPPGCGGLWDNISCWAPAAVGEEVTLSCPPALTHLFGRHGTFSRNCTEAGWSDIYPSISTVCWSSDNKPNKLLFYSVVKTLYTLGHSLSIIALVTSTFTLCLIRRLHCTRNYIHVNLFVSFILRAVAVLVKDSVIFSQNQNTDCSTQPSLVGCKVSLVMFNYFIMANFFWLLVEGLYLQTLLLVTYSYTHLAVYLTIGWGLPSVFLVIWIFCRMYLEDTDCWERNDIPTPRRVINWPIMASVIINFVLFISIIRILVQKLLCSDVGGNNQSQYRCLAKSTLLLIPLFGVNYMVFVYLVETESDRMAEYKIIFDLGLGSFQGLVIATLYCFLNTEVQGELKRMWRSVSLKHYIGRDCLLHNASISRNSTHFKRNSRAQSILQTETTSL, from the exons ATGGGTCGGTCTGCTGCTCCTCCCGCTCTGCCTTTTACTTACG TCAGCGGGAGAAATCCCACATGTCACTTCATCTGGGAGCTGCAGAGGGCGGAGCTAGAGTGTCACAATCAGCTGGAGAAACAATCCCTAGAGCCTCCCG gatgtggTGGTCTATGGGACAACATCTCATGCTGGGCCCCAGCAGCAGTAGGGGAAGAGGTGACTCTCTCCTGCCCCCCTGCTCTCACACACCTCTTCGGACGACATG GTACCTTTAGTAGGAACTGTACTGAGGCTGGCTGGTCTGACATCTACCCCAGCATCAGCACGGTCTGCTGGTCCAGCGACAACAAACCTAACAAG CTGCTGTTCTACTCAGTGGTGAAGACTCTGTACACTCTGGGCCACAGCCTCTCAATTATTGCTCTCGTCACCTCTACATTCACCCTCTGTCTGAtcag gaGGCTCCACTGCACTAGGAACTACATCCATGTGAACCTGTTTGTGTCGTTCATCTTGCGAGCGGTGGCTGTGCTGGTTAAAGACTCTGTCATCTTCTCCCAGAACCAAAACACTGACTGTAGCACACAGCCCTCACTG gTGGGCTGTAAGGTCAGTTTGGTGATGTTTAACTATTTCATAATGGCTAACTTCTTCTGGCTGCTGGTGGAGGGGCTCTACCTACAGACACTGCTCCTGGTAACCTATTCATATACACACCTCGCTGTCTACCTCACAATCGGCTggg gGTTACCCTCAGTATTTCTGGTGATCTGGATCTTCTGTAGGATGTATCTGGAAGACACCGA cTGCTGGGAGAGGAATGACATTCCTACCCCTAGGAGGGTGATCAACTGGCCCATAATGGCGTCTGTGATA ATCAACTTTGTTCTGTTCATCAGTATCATCCGTATCCTGGTCCAGAAACTACTCTGCTCTGACGTGGGCGGGAACAACCAATCACAGTACAG GTGTCTGGCTAAGTCCACCCTGCTGCTGATTCCTCTATTTGGAGTCAACTACATGGTGTTTGTCTACCTggtggagacagagagcgacaggaTGGCAGAATACAAGATTATCTTTGACCTGGGACTGGGGTCATTCCAG GGTCTGGTGATAGCTACTCTCTACTGCTTCCTCAACACCGAG gtCCAAGGGGAACtgaagaggatgtggaggagTGTGTCATTAAAGCATTACATCGGGCGGGACTGCCTTCTACATAATGCGTCAATCAGCCGTAACTCCACCCACTTCAAGCGGAACTCCAGAGCCCAGTCCATCCTGCAGACGGAGACCACTTCACTGTGA